Proteins from one Chlorogloeopsis sp. ULAP01 genomic window:
- a CDS encoding GDSL-type esterase/lipase family protein, whose translation MNNQVIFLLWISASINILCFLIGGFVFLKQISYYYLFFKRLKFLNFHKNLHLDYPAYYWHKKSQFELLPRSESEIIMLGDSITDEGEWIELLGNVNIKNRGISGDTIERILYRLSTILTSQPKQIFLMIGINDLINSRKSVTEILEKYQEILKEFQEKMPHTEIFIQSVLPVNNKIYLYWQDNKNIINLNLGLQKLAQNFNYQYINLFSHLLDSENQLDAKYTADGLHLNGHAYLVWKSVIEKYVATSEIQKS comes from the coding sequence ATGAATAATCAAGTCATATTTTTACTGTGGATTTCTGCCAGTATTAATATTTTGTGTTTTTTGATTGGGGGTTTTGTTTTTCTTAAACAAATCAGCTATTACTATTTATTTTTTAAAAGATTAAAATTTTTGAATTTTCACAAAAATCTTCATCTTGATTATCCTGCCTACTATTGGCATAAAAAGAGCCAATTTGAATTATTACCTCGGTCTGAATCTGAAATTATTATGTTGGGAGATAGTATCACGGATGAAGGTGAATGGATAGAATTATTGGGAAATGTCAATATCAAAAACAGAGGTATTTCTGGTGATACCATTGAAAGAATATTATATCGTTTAAGTACAATTTTAACTTCACAGCCAAAACAAATCTTCTTAATGATAGGAATTAATGATTTAATAAATAGTCGTAAATCTGTTACAGAGATTTTAGAAAAATATCAAGAGATTTTAAAAGAGTTTCAAGAGAAAATGCCACATACAGAAATTTTTATTCAAAGTGTTTTGCCTGTGAATAATAAAATTTATCTCTATTGGCAAGACAACAAAAATATTATCAATCTTAATTTGGGTTTGCAAAAGCTTGCCCAAAACTTTAATTATCAATATATAAATTTATTTTCTCATTTATTAGATTCGGAAAACCAATTAGATGCAAAATACACAGCAGATGGTTTACATTTAAATGGTCACGCATACTTAGTTTGGAAGTCAGTAATTGAAAAATATGTAGCTACTTCCGAAATACAAAAAAGCTAA
- a CDS encoding Uma2 family endonuclease gives MVEQLLINDDNFYVPDANQLVTEDDTPVDNFASAKQQRLLVSSLYSSLQNQIFLAEANVGIYYIYKQSPIVPDVFLSLNVQVPDNWWEKQNRCYMLWEFGKTPEVAIEIVSNREGDELKSKLRIYEQMRVSYYVVYDPTRQLGEQQLRIYELRGARYFETPETWLEQVGLGLTLWQGGFEGRQDIWLRWCYQDGTVLPTGDERAEVAQQRAEMAEQRAESAEQRAQLLAERLRAMGIDPDAL, from the coding sequence ATGGTTGAGCAACTTTTAATCAATGATGATAATTTCTATGTACCTGATGCCAATCAGCTAGTAACTGAAGATGACACACCAGTGGATAATTTTGCTTCTGCCAAACAACAACGCCTTTTAGTAAGCTCTCTTTACAGTTCTTTACAAAATCAGATTTTTTTAGCTGAAGCCAATGTCGGTATTTACTACATTTACAAACAATCCCCCATCGTGCCAGACGTATTCTTGAGTCTGAATGTGCAAGTACCAGATAACTGGTGGGAAAAGCAAAATCGTTGCTATATGCTTTGGGAATTTGGTAAAACCCCAGAAGTTGCGATTGAAATTGTCTCTAACAGAGAAGGTGATGAACTAAAAAGCAAACTAAGAATTTATGAACAAATGCGAGTGAGTTACTACGTAGTCTACGATCCGACTCGACAGTTAGGAGAGCAGCAGTTACGTATTTATGAACTTCGGGGGGCGAGATACTTTGAAACACCAGAAACTTGGTTAGAGCAAGTTGGTTTAGGGTTAACTCTCTGGCAGGGAGGATTTGAAGGTAGGCAAGATATTTGGTTGCGCTGGTGTTATCAAGATGGTACCGTTCTTCCGACAGGGGATGAACGTGCTGAAGTAGCTCAACAACGTGCCGAGATGGCTGAACAGCGCGCCGAGAGTGCTGAACAACGCGCTCAATTACTAGCAGAACGACTGCGTGCTATGGGAATAGATCCAGATGCACTGTAG
- a CDS encoding DevA family ABC transporter ATP-binding protein: protein MEPIISIQNLNHYFGQGSLRKQVLFDINLDIYRGEIVILTGPSGSGKTTLLTLMGGLRSAQEGSLKILGQQMCGAKKRQLTEIRRQIGYIFQAHNLMTFLTAKQNVRMSLELHEEILDENLDAKATAILEHVGLGDRVNYYAENLSGGQKQRVAIARALVSHPKIVLADEPTAALDKKSGRDVVELMHKLAKEQGCTILMVTHDNRILDIGDRIIYMEDGHLKNDSVDADVLTPIN, encoded by the coding sequence ATGGAACCAATCATTTCTATCCAAAACCTCAATCATTATTTTGGGCAAGGTTCACTTCGCAAGCAAGTATTATTTGATATCAACTTAGATATTTATCGAGGAGAAATTGTCATTTTAACTGGCCCGTCTGGCTCTGGTAAAACCACATTATTGACTTTAATGGGTGGCTTACGTTCTGCACAAGAAGGTAGTTTGAAGATACTAGGGCAACAAATGTGTGGAGCAAAAAAGAGACAATTAACAGAAATTCGCCGTCAGATTGGTTATATTTTTCAGGCGCATAATCTCATGACTTTTTTGACAGCAAAGCAAAACGTCCGAATGTCATTAGAACTTCATGAAGAAATTTTAGATGAAAATTTAGATGCCAAAGCAACAGCTATTTTAGAACACGTTGGTTTAGGCGATCGCGTCAATTATTATGCCGAAAACTTATCAGGTGGACAGAAACAACGGGTAGCGATCGCTCGTGCTTTAGTAAGTCATCCCAAAATTGTTTTAGCAGATGAACCAACTGCTGCACTCGATAAAAAATCTGGAAGAGATGTAGTGGAATTGATGCACAAATTAGCAAAAGAACAGGGTTGTACTATCTTAATGGTGACGCACGATAACCGCATTTTAGATATAGGCGATCGCATTATCTATATGGAAGATGGTCATCTTAAAAATGATAGTGTAGATGCAGATGTTTTAACTCCAATCAACTAA